A DNA window from Massilia putida contains the following coding sequences:
- a CDS encoding type I restriction endonuclease subunit R: MATTDTSEKGLEALIVRDLCTGGGYVQGQPTDYNRDVAVDVVQLLAFLQATQPTVFTALELANEGIKRTQFLHRIQGEIAKRGVVDVLRKGVSHGPAHVDLYKLLPTPGNVSATENFGKNIFSVTRQLRYSNDESQRSLDMVIFINGLPVLTFELKNSLTKQTVADAITQYQTDRNPNELLFQLGRCVAHMAVDDAEVRFCPHLTGKTSWFLPFNQGWNSGAGNPPNPHGLKTDYLWKQMLQKDSLANIIENFTQVVEEEDEKGKKRRKQVFPRFHQLRTVRALLRRAREDGVGKRYLIQHSAGSGKSNTIAWLAHQLVELKTAADAMLAQFDSVIVITDRRALDTQIARTIKSYDHVASIFGHSEDAAELRTFLRKGKKIIVTTVQKFPFILDELGDLGNKKFALLIDEAHSSQGGKTTAKMHMALSGAAGDDEDDEESVEDAVNKLIESRKMLPNASYFAFTATPKNRTLELFGERYMEGGEPHYRSPEELTYTTKQAIQEGFILDVIANYTSVDSFYHVAKTVEDDPDFDKVKALKKIRHYVESHDKAIRKKAEIMVDHFMAQVAGKQKIGGKARAMIVCNGIARAIDYCREVSDYLTTIKSPYKAIVAYSGDFEIGGVKKTEADLNDFPSKDIPSKLKQDPYRFLIVANKFVTGFDEPLLHTMYVDKPLAGVLAVQTLSRLNRAHPQKRDTFVLDFADNAEAVKAAFQDYYRATIQTGETDPNKLHDLKNDLDAKQVYSWQQVEDLVALYVTGADRDKLDPILDACVAEYIDNLNEDDQVEFKGKAKAFVRSYGFLAAILTYGHPAWEKLAIFLNFLIPKLPAPKEEDLSKGVLEAIDMDSYRVEAQASLKMSMEDADAFIDPPPPGGGGGGGTPDIDKLSNIIRAFNDMFGNIEWKDGDKIRKVITEEIPARVAQDKAYQNAQANSDKQNAKLEHDKALNRVVLELISDHTELFKQFSDNPSFKRWLTDMVFDSTYHPGAVPPKAPPQTDASA, translated from the coding sequence ATGGCGACGACTGACACCAGCGAGAAGGGGTTGGAAGCCCTGATCGTGCGCGACCTCTGCACCGGCGGCGGCTACGTGCAGGGCCAGCCCACCGACTACAACCGCGACGTGGCGGTCGACGTGGTGCAATTGCTGGCGTTTCTGCAGGCCACCCAACCCACGGTCTTCACCGCGCTGGAACTGGCAAACGAAGGCATCAAGCGCACGCAGTTCCTGCACCGCATCCAGGGTGAGATCGCCAAGCGCGGCGTGGTGGATGTGCTGCGCAAAGGTGTCAGCCACGGCCCCGCACATGTCGACCTGTACAAGCTGCTGCCAACGCCGGGCAACGTCAGCGCCACCGAGAACTTCGGCAAGAATATCTTCAGCGTCACCCGGCAGCTGCGCTACAGCAACGACGAGTCGCAGCGTTCACTGGACATGGTGATCTTCATCAACGGCCTGCCGGTACTGACCTTCGAGTTGAAGAACTCCCTGACCAAGCAGACTGTGGCCGATGCCATCACGCAGTACCAGACCGACCGCAACCCGAACGAGTTGTTGTTCCAGCTCGGGCGCTGCGTGGCGCACATGGCGGTGGACGATGCCGAGGTGCGTTTCTGCCCGCACCTCACCGGTAAGACCTCGTGGTTCCTGCCATTCAACCAAGGCTGGAATAGCGGCGCTGGCAACCCGCCCAACCCGCACGGCCTGAAAACCGACTACCTATGGAAGCAGATGCTGCAGAAGGACTCGCTGGCCAATATCATCGAGAACTTCACGCAGGTGGTGGAAGAAGAAGACGAAAAGGGCAAGAAGCGGCGCAAGCAGGTGTTCCCGCGTTTTCACCAGCTGCGTACCGTTCGAGCCTTGCTGCGCCGCGCCCGCGAGGACGGCGTCGGCAAGCGCTACCTGATCCAGCACTCGGCGGGCAGCGGCAAGAGCAACACCATCGCGTGGCTGGCCCACCAGTTGGTGGAACTTAAGACCGCTGCCGATGCGATGCTCGCCCAGTTCGACTCGGTCATCGTCATCACCGACCGGCGTGCGCTGGACACTCAGATCGCCCGCACCATCAAGAGCTACGACCACGTTGCGTCGATCTTCGGCCACTCAGAGGACGCCGCCGAGCTGCGCACCTTCCTGCGCAAAGGCAAGAAGATCATCGTGACGACGGTGCAGAAGTTCCCGTTCATCCTCGATGAGTTGGGCGACCTCGGCAATAAGAAGTTCGCGTTGCTGATCGACGAGGCGCATTCCAGCCAGGGCGGCAAGACCACCGCCAAGATGCACATGGCCCTGTCGGGCGCGGCTGGCGACGATGAGGATGACGAAGAATCCGTCGAAGACGCCGTCAACAAGCTGATCGAGTCGCGCAAGATGCTGCCGAACGCCAGCTACTTTGCCTTCACGGCCACGCCGAAAAACCGCACGCTGGAGTTGTTCGGTGAGCGCTATATGGAAGGTGGCGAACCACACTACCGTTCGCCGGAGGAGCTGACCTACACGACCAAGCAGGCGATCCAGGAGGGCTTCATCCTCGACGTGATTGCGAACTACACGTCGGTGGACAGCTTCTACCACGTCGCCAAGACGGTGGAGGACGACCCGGACTTCGACAAGGTCAAGGCGCTGAAGAAGATTCGTCACTACGTCGAATCCCACGACAAGGCCATCCGCAAGAAGGCGGAGATCATGGTTGATCATTTCATGGCGCAGGTGGCGGGCAAGCAGAAGATCGGCGGCAAGGCGCGGGCGATGATCGTATGCAACGGCATCGCGCGGGCCATCGACTACTGCCGCGAGGTGTCAGATTACCTCACCACGATCAAGAGCCCGTACAAGGCCATCGTGGCGTACTCGGGCGATTTTGAGATTGGCGGGGTGAAGAAGACTGAGGCCGACCTCAATGACTTCCCGAGCAAGGACATCCCGTCCAAGCTCAAGCAAGACCCGTATCGCTTCTTGATTGTCGCCAACAAGTTCGTCACCGGCTTCGACGAGCCGCTGCTGCACACGATGTACGTGGACAAGCCGCTGGCGGGCGTGCTGGCAGTGCAAACTCTGTCGCGCCTGAACCGGGCCCACCCGCAGAAGCGCGACACTTTCGTTCTGGATTTCGCCGACAACGCCGAGGCGGTGAAGGCGGCCTTCCAGGACTATTACCGCGCCACGATCCAGACCGGCGAAACTGACCCCAACAAGCTGCATGACCTGAAGAACGATCTCGATGCGAAGCAGGTGTACAGCTGGCAGCAGGTCGAGGACTTGGTGGCGCTCTACGTCACCGGTGCAGACCGGGACAAGCTCGACCCCATCCTCGACGCCTGCGTTGCCGAGTACATCGACAACCTGAACGAAGACGACCAAGTCGAGTTCAAGGGCAAGGCCAAGGCCTTCGTGCGCAGCTACGGCTTCCTCGCGGCGATCCTGACTTACGGTCACCCGGCTTGGGAAAAGCTGGCGATCTTCTTGAACTTCCTGATCCCGAAGCTCCCTGCCCCGAAGGAGGAAGACCTCTCCAAGGGCGTGCTGGAAGCCATCGATATGGACAGCTATCGGGTGGAGGCGCAGGCGTCACTGAAGATGTCGATGGAGGATGCAGATGCCTTCATCGACCCGCCCCCGCCTGGTGGTGGTGGCGGTGGTGGCACGCCCGATATCGACAAGCTATCGAACATCATCCGGGCCTTCAACGATATGTTCGGCAACATCGAGTGGAAGGACGGCGACAAGATTCGCAAGGTCATCACCGAGGAGATTCCTGCCCGCGTCGCGCAGGACAAGGCCTACCAGAACGCGCAGGCCAACTCCGACAAGCAGAACGCGAAGCTGGAACACGACAAGGCGCTGAATCGCGTGGTGCTGGAGCTGATCTCCGATCACACCGAGCTGTTCAAGCAGTTCAGCGACAACCCCAGCTTCAAGCGCTGGCTGACCGATATGGTCTTCGACTCGACCTATCACCCGGGCGCAGTGCCGCCAAAGGCTCCGCCGCAGACGGACGCATCGGCGTGA
- a CDS encoding restriction endonuclease subunit S, with protein sequence MAAANAYPGYRTARMHWLPPVPAHWNEQRAKTFFREVDERSKTGQEELLSVSHLTGVTPRSQKNVTMFKAASYVGSKLCRPGDIVINTLWAWMAALGASRHVGIVSPAYGVYRPHRAESFNPAYLDYLLRTRAYVAEYIGRSTGIRSSRLRLYPNQFLDIALLQPPRPEQDQIVAYLRAQDAHIARLIKAKRELIGLLNEQKLRIIDHAVTRGLDASVALKPSGIEWLGDVPKHWEVQRLKNIASVVLGKMLTTEAKNGDGEFKPYLRSTNVQWIKPDVRDVKEMWIANSEMAQLRVRKGDLLVSEGGEVGRACMWNDELPECYIQNSVHRVAAKPMMPPEFLFHQFFAYGKRGRFNAIVNRVSIAHLTREKLVTVPFTVPPVEEQKAICKWIADECQPLDDAIARAEEEIKLIREYRDRQIADVVTGQVDVRGWVPGPDDVVAEEDLAALGGDEEIDTDGEEDDGDD encoded by the coding sequence ATGGCAGCAGCGAACGCTTATCCCGGCTACCGCACGGCGCGGATGCACTGGCTGCCGCCCGTGCCCGCACATTGGAACGAGCAACGCGCCAAGACCTTCTTCCGCGAGGTGGACGAGCGCTCCAAGACCGGACAGGAAGAACTGCTGTCGGTGTCGCATCTGACAGGCGTCACGCCGCGCAGCCAGAAGAACGTCACGATGTTCAAGGCCGCGAGCTATGTCGGTTCCAAGTTGTGCCGCCCCGGTGACATCGTAATCAACACGCTTTGGGCCTGGATGGCCGCACTTGGCGCGAGCAGGCACGTGGGCATCGTCAGTCCGGCTTACGGCGTATATCGCCCTCACCGTGCCGAGAGCTTCAACCCTGCGTATCTCGACTACCTGCTGCGGACCCGCGCCTACGTTGCCGAATACATCGGGCGCTCGACTGGCATTCGATCCTCGCGTCTGCGCCTGTACCCGAACCAGTTTCTCGACATCGCGTTACTGCAACCGCCGCGCCCCGAACAAGACCAGATCGTCGCCTACCTGCGGGCTCAGGATGCCCACATCGCCCGCCTTATCAAGGCCAAGCGCGAGCTCATCGGCCTGCTCAACGAACAGAAGCTGCGCATCATCGACCACGCGGTCACGCGCGGACTTGATGCCTCGGTCGCGTTGAAGCCTTCCGGTATCGAGTGGCTAGGTGATGTGCCTAAGCATTGGGAAGTTCAGCGGCTGAAAAACATCGCCAGCGTGGTTCTGGGCAAGATGCTGACCACCGAAGCCAAAAACGGCGACGGGGAATTCAAGCCTTATCTGCGCTCCACGAATGTTCAGTGGATAAAGCCGGATGTGCGTGACGTAAAGGAGATGTGGATCGCGAACTCAGAGATGGCGCAGCTTCGCGTTCGTAAGGGCGACCTGCTGGTAAGTGAAGGCGGTGAAGTCGGTCGTGCTTGCATGTGGAATGATGAACTGCCGGAGTGCTATATCCAGAACTCCGTGCACCGGGTGGCCGCCAAGCCCATGATGCCGCCCGAGTTCCTGTTCCACCAGTTCTTCGCTTACGGCAAGCGAGGACGTTTCAACGCCATCGTGAACCGCGTCAGCATCGCGCACCTGACACGTGAAAAGCTTGTGACGGTTCCGTTCACTGTGCCGCCTGTTGAGGAGCAAAAGGCCATCTGCAAGTGGATCGCCGACGAATGCCAACCACTCGACGATGCCATCGCCCGCGCAGAAGAAGAAATCAAGCTGATCCGCGAGTACCGCGACAGGCAGATTGCAGATGTCGTCACTGGCCAAGTGGATGTGCGCGGCTGGGTACCCGGCCCGGACGACGTGGTGGCTGAGGAAGACCTGGCTGCATTGGGCGGCGACGAAGAAATCGATACCGATGGGGAGGAAGACGATGGCGACGACTGA
- a CDS encoding type I restriction-modification system subunit M, producing MADTEMATTNSKKENFSSDAERQVRRHGTGDSKAGAIKANRVQDQSQLKWVADFIWNIADDRLRDVYVRGKYRDVILPFTVLRRLDAVLESTKQAVLERKKFLDTHKVAEQDGALRMAAGQAFYNTSDFTLEKLKASSAGQRLRDDFIDYLDGFSPNVQEILTKFKFRDQIQTLVDAHVLGYLIEDFLDPEVNLSPLPVKDADGRIKLPALDNHGMGTVFEELIRRFNEENNEEAGEHFTPRDVVKLMAKLLFLPVADQIQSGTYLLYDGSCGTGGMLTVAEEALHELAASHDKEVSIHLFGQEINPETYAICKADLLLKGEGDEAENIVGGADKSTLSADQFRSREFDFMISNPPYGKSWKTDLDRMGGKKEFSDPRFIINHGGDSEFKLITRSSDGQLMFLVNKLQKMKHNTPLGSRIALVHNGSALFTGDAGQGESNVRRWVLENDWLEAIIALPLNIFYNTGIATYIWVLANKKAAHRRGKVQLIDASQWFLPLRRNLGKKNCELADADIERILKHYLDQPPTDAEAAKATPECKWFDNADFGYWKITVERPLRLKSQLKRSAIESLRFATGDEALRSEIYAKHGDKLYTEFAKLKPEIEAWLKGDDGDEDADDESDDEDAKTTKKAVPEKRRKKLLDPATWLRDKTLVELAKLAQQELGEGVFDDHNEFRTRFDATMKVHDKKLGAPEKKAIYKAVSWRDEAAPPVIAKRSKLKAGEHFEPGYDGAYLEIVGKDRFMVEYEADTDLRDTEQVQLKEAGGIEAFFVREVLPHAPDAWIAMDATKIGYEISFARYFYKPTPLRTLEQIRADILKLEAQTDGLLHKIVGAE from the coding sequence ATGGCCGATACAGAAATGGCAACGACAAATAGCAAGAAAGAGAATTTCAGCTCCGATGCCGAGCGCCAAGTTCGCCGACATGGCACGGGCGACTCGAAAGCTGGAGCAATAAAAGCGAATCGAGTGCAAGACCAAAGCCAGTTGAAGTGGGTCGCCGACTTCATCTGGAACATTGCCGATGACCGCCTGCGCGACGTGTACGTGCGCGGCAAGTACCGTGACGTGATCCTCCCCTTCACCGTGCTGCGGCGGCTCGATGCCGTGCTCGAATCGACCAAGCAGGCGGTGCTGGAGCGCAAGAAGTTCCTCGACACGCACAAAGTGGCCGAGCAGGATGGCGCGCTGCGGATGGCTGCCGGACAGGCGTTCTACAACACCTCCGACTTCACGCTCGAGAAGCTCAAAGCCAGCAGTGCCGGCCAGCGCCTGCGCGATGACTTCATCGACTACCTCGATGGCTTCTCGCCCAACGTCCAGGAAATCCTCACCAAGTTCAAATTCCGCGACCAGATTCAAACGCTGGTCGATGCCCACGTCCTCGGTTACCTCATCGAGGACTTCCTCGACCCCGAGGTCAATCTCTCTCCACTGCCGGTCAAGGATGCGGACGGCCGGATCAAGCTGCCCGCGCTCGACAACCACGGCATGGGCACAGTGTTCGAGGAACTGATCCGCCGCTTCAACGAGGAAAACAACGAAGAGGCTGGCGAACACTTCACGCCGCGCGACGTGGTCAAGTTGATGGCCAAGTTGCTGTTCCTGCCGGTGGCCGACCAAATCCAGTCCGGCACCTACCTGCTGTACGACGGCAGTTGCGGCACAGGCGGCATGCTGACCGTGGCCGAAGAGGCGCTGCACGAACTGGCGGCGAGCCACGACAAGGAAGTCTCGATTCACCTGTTCGGGCAGGAGATCAACCCCGAGACCTACGCCATCTGCAAGGCCGACCTACTGCTCAAGGGCGAAGGCGACGAGGCTGAGAACATTGTCGGCGGTGCTGACAAGTCCACGCTGTCGGCCGACCAGTTCCGGTCGCGCGAGTTCGACTTCATGATCTCCAACCCGCCTTACGGCAAGAGTTGGAAGACTGACCTCGACCGGATGGGCGGTAAGAAGGAATTCAGTGACCCGCGCTTCATCATCAATCACGGCGGCGATTCCGAATTCAAGCTCATCACCCGTTCCAGCGACGGGCAGCTGATGTTCCTGGTGAACAAGCTTCAGAAGATGAAGCACAACACGCCGCTGGGCAGTCGCATCGCGCTGGTGCATAACGGCTCCGCGCTGTTCACGGGCGATGCTGGCCAAGGCGAGAGCAACGTCCGCCGTTGGGTGCTGGAAAACGACTGGCTCGAGGCCATCATCGCTCTGCCACTCAACATCTTCTACAACACCGGCATCGCCACCTACATCTGGGTTCTGGCCAACAAGAAGGCCGCCCACCGGCGCGGCAAGGTACAGCTGATCGACGCCTCGCAGTGGTTCCTGCCGCTGCGGCGCAACCTCGGCAAGAAGAACTGCGAACTGGCGGACGCAGACATTGAACGCATCCTGAAGCATTACCTCGACCAGCCACCTACCGATGCGGAAGCCGCGAAGGCAACGCCGGAATGCAAATGGTTCGATAACGCCGACTTCGGCTACTGGAAGATTACGGTTGAGCGTCCGCTGCGCCTTAAGAGCCAGCTCAAGCGCAGCGCCATCGAAAGCCTGCGCTTTGCCACGGGCGACGAGGCGCTACGCAGCGAGATTTACGCCAAGCATGGCGACAAGCTGTACACGGAATTCGCCAAGCTCAAGCCCGAAATCGAAGCGTGGCTGAAAGGTGACGACGGCGACGAGGATGCCGACGACGAGTCGGATGACGAAGACGCCAAGACCACCAAGAAGGCCGTGCCGGAGAAGCGACGCAAGAAGCTGCTCGACCCCGCGACGTGGTTGCGCGACAAGACCCTGGTAGAACTGGCCAAGCTGGCCCAGCAGGAACTTGGCGAAGGCGTGTTCGACGACCATAACGAGTTCCGCACGCGCTTTGACGCCACGATGAAGGTGCACGACAAGAAGCTAGGCGCACCCGAAAAGAAGGCCATCTACAAGGCGGTGAGCTGGCGCGACGAAGCCGCACCGCCTGTTATTGCCAAGCGCAGCAAGCTCAAGGCGGGCGAGCATTTTGAACCTGGCTACGACGGGGCGTACCTGGAGATCGTGGGCAAGGATCGCTTCATGGTCGAGTACGAGGCCGATACCGACCTGCGCGACACCGAGCAGGTGCAGCTCAAGGAAGCCGGTGGCATCGAAGCCTTCTTCGTTCGCGAGGTGCTGCCCCACGCGCCGGATGCGTGGATCGCGATGGACGCCACCAAGATCGGCTACGAGATCTCGTTCGCGCGCTACTTCTACAAGCCGACCCCGCTGCGCACGCTGGAGCAGATTCGCGCCGACATCCTCAAGCTGGAAGCGCAAACCGACGGTCTGCTGCACAAGATTGTGGGGGCTGAGTGA